Proteins encoded in a region of the Ornithodoros turicata isolate Travis chromosome 3, ASM3712646v1, whole genome shotgun sequence genome:
- the LOC135389993 gene encoding uncharacterized protein LOC135389993 encodes MEQSEKQYAEAVALEDRHRKYAALVMLGILLVTAVIKYNTIIKMTAVAAQNVTVNDTAMIDDVDDPSAEIQRPYRGAKMSKAQVKEFAKKKSKRNKRRKKKYIGRRVKLCSALILFLMTVVGLICYYKKSIIDKFVGPPNKKIRCKETDVAAQKTVEERAEENRKSESDELKGFVEMDDISFNRRDVSKAVLCLAAVVVILGLLFYLVDLALFVSSWKPFPEKRSSCQTSDAASTAKKRRASEKSYRDAIAKACGTLVTLLASLVFTWWCTRGMDEGKTKMEDDRGDESECKKQVEVEDKDGGEREVEEAVDVDLEDQAKNTNKEANEEGDGDGVCSDIAITEQDRDGKKVVGLNGGVGAEPMREDAGSGMELENHDENLAEVIPTNNVIDQESVKSMGVLKESSDRENN; translated from the exons agTATGCCGA GGCGGTCGCCCTGGAGGACAGGCACAGAAAGTACGCGGCACTGGTAATGCTGGGAATCCTCCTGGTAACTGCGGTCATCAAGTACAACACGATAA TCAAAATGACAGCCGTGGCGGCACAAAATGTGACAGTGAATGATACTGCGATGATCGACGATGTCGACGACCCTTCAGCGGAGATCCAACGTCCCTACCGGGGAGCAAAGATGTCAAAAGCGCAAGTCAAAGAATTCGCAAAGAAGAAATCGAAGAGAAACAAACGCAGGAAGAAAAAGTACATTGGACGACGCGTCAAGCTATGCTCGGCCCTCATCTTGTTTCTCATGACAGTAGTAGGGTTGATTTGCTATTACAAGAAATCTATTATAGATAAATTCGTGGGTCCTCCTAACAAAAAAATCCGTTGCAAGGAGACCGACGTAGCTGCGCAGAAGACGGTTGAAGAACGGGCAGAGGAAAACCGAAAGTCAGAAAGCGACGAGCTAAAAGGTTTCGTCGAAATGGACGACATTAGTTTCAACAGGCGGGATGTCTCCAAGGCGGTTCTGTGTCTGGCAGCGGTTGTAGTGATTTTAGGATTACTGTTTTACCTCGTAGACTTGGCGCTGTTCGtaagctcgtggaaaccgtttCCAGAGAAGCGTAGTTCATGTCAAACATCGGATGCCGCGTCCACAGCGAAGAAAAGGCGCGCATCAGAAAAGTCATACAGGGATGCCATCGCTAAAGCGTGCGGAACCCTCGTGACGTTGCTGGCTTCGCTGGTCTTCACCTGGTGGTGTACCAGAGGCATGGACGAGGGGAAGACAAAGATGGAGGACGACAGAGGAGACGAGAGTGAATGCAAGAAGCAGGTGGAAGTGGAAGATAAGGATGGCGGTGAAAGGGAGGTTGAAGAAGCCGTCGACGTGGACCTGGAAGACCAGGCAAAGAATACGAATAAGGAAGCAAATGAAGAAGGTGATGGTGATGGAGTGTGTAGCGACATTGCTATCACGGAACAGGATCGTGACGGTAAGAAGGTTGTGGGGCTCAACGGAGGAGTAGGAGCCGAGCCTATGAGGGAGGACGCTGGTTcgggaatggaattggaaaaTCATGATGAGAACTTGGCAGAAGTAATCCCAACGAACAATGTAATCGATCAGGAGAGCGTCAAGTCCATGGGTGTCCTCAAGGAGAGTAGTGACCGTGAGAACAACTAA